One segment of Urocitellus parryii isolate mUroPar1 chromosome 5, mUroPar1.hap1, whole genome shotgun sequence DNA contains the following:
- the LOC113177441 gene encoding olfactory receptor 6C6-like has product MKNQSVEIEFILLGLTDDPVLQIVIFLFLFFNYILSLMGNLTIICLTLLDPRLKTPMYFFLRNFSFLEISFTTVCIPRFLISTLTGDRTISYNCCATQLFFFFLLGITEFYLLAAMSYDRYVAICKPLHYPVIMNSRVCYQLVLSSWAAGFLIIFPPLLLGLKLDFCASKVIDHFLCDTSPILQISCTDTHLIELMAFVLAVLTLALTLLLVILSYTFIIKTILKFPSVQQRMKAFSTCSSHMVVVSITYGSCIFMYMKPSAKERVTLTKGVAVLNTSVAPLLNPFIYTLRNQQVREALKHVLQRFCSFENNKAEFRHK; this is encoded by the coding sequence atgaagaatcaATCAGTGGAGATAGAGTTCATTTTACTTGGACTGACAGATGACCCTGTGCTACAAATTGTGattttcctgtttctatttttcaattatatcttGAGCCTGATGGGAAACTTAACCATCATCTGCCTCACCCTGCTGGATCCCCGCCTCAAGACTCCAATGTATTTCTTCCTCCGaaatttttccttcttggaaATTTCCTTCACAACAGTCTGCATTCCACGGTTCCTGATAAGCACTCTCACTGGAGACAGAACAATTTCCTATAATTGTTGTGCAActcaattattcttttttttcctactaggGATTACAGAGTTTTACCTCCTTGCTGCCAtgtcctatgaccgctatgttGCCATCTGCAAACCTCTGCATTACCCAGTCATTATGAACAGCAGGGTGTGCTACCAACTGGTGCTCAGCTCCTGGGCAGCTGGATTCTTAATTATCTTCCCCCCTTTGCTCCTTGGACTCAAACTGGATTTCTGTGCTTCCAAAGTGATTGATCACTTTCTGTGTGACACTTCCCCCATCCTGCAGATCTCTTGCACAGATACACATTTAATAGAATTGATGGCCTTTGTCTTAGCTGTGTTAACACTTGCCCTCACATTGTTATTAGTGATCCTCTCCTACACATTCATCATCAAAACCATTCTCAAATTCCCTTCTGTTCAACAAAGAATGAAAGCCTTTTCCACCTGCTCCTCACACATGGTAGTTGTGTCTATTACTTATGGAAGTTGTATCTTTATGTATATGAAGCCATCAGCAAAAGAAAGGGTGACTTTAACTAAAGGTGTAGCTGTGCTCAATACCTCTGTTGCCCCTTTGCTCAACCCTTTCATTTACACTCTGAGGAACCAGCAGGTGAGAGAAGCTCTCAAGCATGTGCTCCAAAggttttgttcttttgaaaacAACAAGGCAGAGTTTAgacataaataa